The stretch of DNA GTGTGCGGTCGCAGGCGGGTCCCCTTGCCGGCGACCGGGAGAATGATTTTCATGCTGCCTCCTTCGAAATGATAGCCGCCCGGTCCTTTTCTCCGCCGGCGAAATCGGCTATTCTGTTTTCCGTTCTGCTTCGACCCCTATCCTGCTGCTGAAACGGAGTCCCGATGAAAGACCACCTGATCCGCATCCTGACCGCCGACGGTTCCCTGCGCGCCACCGCCGCCGTCACCACCCGCCTGGTCGAGGAGAGCCGGCGGCGGCAGGGGACCGACCCCACCGCGACGGTGGCCCTCGGCCGTCTCGCCACCGGCGCCGCCCTGATGGGGAGCCTGCTGAAGGGGGAACAGCGTCTCGCCCTGACCGTCGAAGGGAACGGTCCGCTGCAGAAGCTGCACGCCGAAACCGATGCCGCCGGCCATTTGCGTGCCTCGGTCAGGCATCCGGTCGCCGGGCTGCCGCCCCGCGAGGGGCGCTTCGACGTCGCCGGGGCCGTCGGCCGCGCCGGCTTCCTGCACGTGGTCAAGGACCTCGGGCTCAAGGAGCCGTACCGGGGCGTGGTGCAGCTCTACACCAGCGAGATTGCCGAGGACCTCGCCTATTACCTCACCACTTCCGAGCAGACGCCTTCGAGCGTCGCCCTCGGCGTCTCCCTGACCCCGGAAGGCAGCGTCGCCGCGGCGGGCGGTTACCTCGTCCAGGCGATGCCCGGCAGCGACGACTCGCTTATCCCGCTGCTCGAGCAGCGCCTGACCACCCTGCCGCCGGTTTCGACCCTGCTGCGTGACGGGGTAGGGCCGGCCGCGATACTTGAACATCTCTTCGCCGGCATTCCCTACAACCTCCAGGGGGAAACGGAACTCGTCTTTCGCTGCGGCTGCAGCCGGCAGCAGGTGCGCCGGGTGCTGCTCGCCCTGGGCAAGGAAGAGCTGCAAGAGCTGGCTGCCCGCAATGAGGCAACGACGGTCACCTGTGAATTCTGCAAGGAACCCTACGATTTCCCCGCCGCCGAACTGAAAAGGCTGTCCGCCTTGCTCTGAGGATTTGGTTTTCCCCGTGGATTATAGCAGACGGCGCCGGGCTGGGCCAGCATCACGCCTCTTCGCCGTTGACGCCAAGGTCCTGCAGCCGCCAGAGCCGGGCATAGAGGCCGCCCTGCTGCAGCAATTCCCCGTGCGTCCCGCACTCGCGGATCTTACCCCGGCGCAGCACGACGATGCGGTCCGCCCGCCGCGCCGACTGCAGGCGGTGGGCGATCAGCAGCACGCTGCGCTGGCGGCCGGCGGCGGCGAGCCCCCGGTTGACGAGGTCCTCGGTCAGCAGGTCGAGGCGGCTGGTGGCCTCGTCGAGGATCAGCACCCCGGGTTGCGGGACCAGCGCCCGCGCCAGGCAGAGCAGTTGCCGCTCACCGGCGGAGAGATTTTTGCCCC from Desulfuromonadales bacterium encodes:
- a CDS encoding ATP-binding cassette domain-containing protein is translated as GKNLSAGERQLLCLARALVPQPGVLILDEATSRLDLLTEDLVNRGLAAAGRQRSVLLIAHRLQSARRADRIVVLRRGKIRECGTHGELLQQGGLYARLWRLQDLGVNGEEA
- the hslO gene encoding Hsp33 family molecular chaperone HslO, yielding MKDHLIRILTADGSLRATAAVTTRLVEESRRRQGTDPTATVALGRLATGAALMGSLLKGEQRLALTVEGNGPLQKLHAETDAAGHLRASVRHPVAGLPPREGRFDVAGAVGRAGFLHVVKDLGLKEPYRGVVQLYTSEIAEDLAYYLTTSEQTPSSVALGVSLTPEGSVAAAGGYLVQAMPGSDDSLIPLLEQRLTTLPPVSTLLRDGVGPAAILEHLFAGIPYNLQGETELVFRCGCSRQQVRRVLLALGKEELQELAARNEATTVTCEFCKEPYDFPAAELKRLSALL